The Sporanaerobacter acetigenes DSM 13106 genome includes a window with the following:
- the flgB gene encoding flagellar basal body rod protein FlgB, translated as MLEKLYSSTNILEKALNGTWTRNKIISQNISNVDTPNYKRKEVVFEDYLKQELYENKQRLVTTNEKHIKGLGMKTEFVPKIIEDKSTSYRFDGNNVNIDTESAELSKNVIMHDALVRQITDEYEKVKNAIIEGSK; from the coding sequence ATGCTAGAGAAATTATATTCAAGTACAAATATTTTAGAAAAAGCATTGAATGGAACTTGGACTAGAAATAAAATTATTTCACAAAATATTTCCAATGTAGATACTCCTAATTACAAGAGAAAAGAAGTAGTGTTTGAAGACTATTTGAAACAGGAGCTTTATGAAAACAAACAAAGACTAGTGACTACTAATGAAAAGCATATAAAGGGCCTTGGAATGAAAACAGAGTTTGTTCCAAAGATTATTGAAGATAAAAGTACATCTTACAGATTTGATGGCAACAATGTAAATATTGACACGGAGTCAGCAGAATTATCTAAAAATGTCATAATGCATGATGCATTAGTCAGACAAATTACTGACGAGTATGAAAAAGTTAAAAATGCTATTATAGAAGGGAGCAAGTAA
- the codY gene encoding GTP-sensing pleiotropic transcriptional regulator CodY yields the protein MSESLLQKTRRLNKTLQSSGSKPVSFPELSKILSEILDANVYIASRKGRVLGYELSTGFDCDIIQSEIVKEKRFPKEYNDQLLKVSETRENIEEISECVFDQISKCDYPDKITTIIPINSGGVRLGTLVISRFGRSFTEDDLVLGEYSATIVGMEILRSKNDEIEEEARKRAVVQMAIGTLSYSELEAMEHIFNELDGDEGLLVASKIADRVGITRSVIVNALRKFESAGVIESRSLGMKGTHIKILNDKLIEELKKARE from the coding sequence ATGAGCGAAAGTTTATTACAAAAAACGAGGAGACTAAATAAAACATTGCAGAGTTCTGGTTCAAAACCTGTATCTTTTCCTGAATTAAGCAAAATACTCAGTGAGATACTAGATGCAAATGTTTATATAGCAAGCAGAAAGGGAAGAGTGCTTGGATATGAATTATCAACTGGATTTGATTGTGATATAATTCAAAGTGAAATAGTAAAAGAAAAGAGATTTCCCAAGGAATACAATGATCAGTTGTTGAAAGTCAGTGAAACCAGAGAAAATATTGAAGAAATATCAGAATGTGTATTTGATCAAATTTCAAAATGTGACTATCCTGATAAGATAACCACTATAATACCAATAAATAGTGGAGGAGTTAGATTAGGGACATTAGTAATATCTCGATTTGGAAGAAGTTTCACAGAAGATGATTTAGTATTAGGAGAATATAGTGCTACAATAGTAGGAATGGAAATACTCAGATCTAAAAATGATGAGATTGAAGAAGAAGCTAGAAAAAGAGCAGTAGTACAAATGGCCATAGGTACATTGTCTTATTCTGAATTAGAAGCTATGGAACATATATTTAATGAATTAGATGGCGATGAAGGTCTACTGGTAGCAAGTAAAATAGCAGATAGAGTTGGTATCACTAGATCAGTAATAGTTAATGCACTGAGAAAATTTGAGAGTGCCGGGGTTATAGAGTCTAGATCCTTAGGAATGAAAGGTACTCATATAAAAATATTAAATGATAAATTAATTGAAGAGCTTAAAAAAGCTAGGGAATAG
- the flgC gene encoding flagellar basal body rod protein FlgC, giving the protein MGMFDSFYTSASALTAEKTRIDIISKNLANVNSTRGTGGMPYRRQMVVFQEKKLNPFSNYLSSKLNKVNNEGVVISKIVEDSSPFKLVYEPGHPDADENGYVKMSNVEPVKEMVDMIDAQRAYEANITAMNATKALLMKSLEIGRK; this is encoded by the coding sequence ATGGGAATGTTTGATTCTTTTTATACAAGTGCTTCGGCTTTGACAGCTGAAAAGACAAGAATAGATATAATATCTAAAAACTTAGCAAATGTAAATAGTACCAGAGGTACTGGTGGTATGCCATATAGGAGGCAAATGGTAGTATTTCAGGAGAAAAAACTGAATCCTTTTTCAAACTATTTATCAAGCAAACTTAATAAGGTAAATAATGAAGGCGTTGTAATTAGCAAAATAGTTGAAGATAGTAGTCCTTTTAAATTAGTTTATGAACCAGGTCACCCGGATGCAGATGAAAATGGGTATGTAAAGATGAGTAATGTGGAACCTGTAAAAGAAATGGTAGACATGATAGATGCACAGAGAGCTTATGAGGCTAATATTACAGCTATGAATGCTACAAAGGCGTTGCTCATGAAGTCTCTTGAAATTGGTAGAAAATAG
- the fliE gene encoding flagellar hook-basal body complex protein FliE, with product MNINPIQHNKDATFILNKDIKNEKNNEISFGDYLKNSIDEVNRLQVESQNYKNLLATGEVDNLHDVTIAAEKANIALQLTMSIRNKVVDAYREIMRMQI from the coding sequence GTGAATATAAATCCAATACAACACAATAAGGATGCTACTTTTATTTTAAATAAGGATATAAAGAACGAGAAAAATAATGAAATTTCTTTTGGAGATTATCTAAAAAATTCAATAGATGAAGTCAATAGACTACAAGTAGAATCTCAAAATTATAAAAATTTATTGGCCACTGGAGAAGTAGACAATTTGCATGATGTGACGATAGCCGCAGAGAAGGCAAACATAGCTTTGCAATTGACTATGAGTATTAGAAATAAAGTAGTAGATGCTTATAGAGAAATAATGAGAATGCAGATATAA